The proteins below are encoded in one region of Nitrosomonas ureae:
- a CDS encoding HipA N-terminal domain-containing protein: MNDTHLLVSLDWQGQLYRIGHLEIHKSRGRENYRFIYERTWIKHPNRFAIDPELPLLVDMPYLSNRLWGAFQDISPDRWGSIM; the protein is encoded by the coding sequence ATGAATGATACCCACCTGCTTGTTTCATTAGATTGGCAAGGACAATTGTATCGCATTGGTCACCTGGAAATCCATAAAAGCCGTGGTAGGGAAAACTACCGCTTTATCTATGAACGCACCTGGATCAAACATCCGAATCGCTTTGCCATTGACCCAGAACTCCCTTTACTGGTTGATATGCCATATTTGAGCAACAGGCTTTGGGGTGCTTTCCAAGATATTTCACCAGATCGTTGGGGCAGTATAATGTGA
- a CDS encoding helix-turn-helix transcriptional regulator, giving the protein MSVRSFRVEQVLKKLGGDIRDARKRRGITVQLMAERMGVTRVTVAKIERGEPNTSMGNYAMALYILGKADELEMLMDRTHDSLGLDLMDEKLPKRVRVSK; this is encoded by the coding sequence ATGTCTGTCAGATCATTTCGTGTTGAACAAGTCCTGAAGAAACTCGGTGGTGACATTCGTGACGCAAGAAAGCGCCGAGGAATTACTGTGCAATTGATGGCTGAGCGCATGGGCGTTACACGGGTAACAGTTGCAAAAATTGAACGTGGTGAGCCTAATACCAGTATGGGCAATTACGCGATGGCGTTATACATCCTTGGTAAAGCTGATGAACTCGAAATGCTGATGGATCGTACCCATGATTCCCTGGGTCTGGATCTGATGGATGAAAAACTACCCAAACGAGTCAGAGTTTCTAAATGA
- a CDS encoding JAB domain-containing protein, producing the protein MRDNMLKLPGNPFDSDEGDLYEKIETRPATTEKQKEAGRSAYTELLEAHARWAGGTLLGCDFPKNFREEGGTTFLNQPIKSGHDLAIMAQILRDPRYETLRIFYIRMNRIIHHTAVSSRLPGAVYLEKIGYAKHDLGALVEKTKRHVKADGYWLLHNHPSGNATPSSQDVRLTEILASTVPSFKGHVVINTSQYSVIDKDGHVDLVNWMGDQAGGYQNNHYKSHELLLEKIASPEDLAKIGHALKKRDQFFNLIGLSATGFVLSLSELPLSVLTHPKNLLLARLQNFARNSGVNTVFAITNANDYRHPVLSKACEVGILKDVLTVEGSDYRSLREEGLFASMPGEISAIFRKPRAFVKEDGGMGKRKSRTR; encoded by the coding sequence ATGCGCGATAATATGCTGAAGCTTCCAGGAAACCCATTCGATTCTGATGAAGGTGATCTTTATGAAAAAATTGAGACTCGTCCCGCCACTACCGAAAAGCAAAAAGAAGCAGGGCGAAGTGCCTATACAGAACTGCTCGAAGCTCATGCTCGATGGGCAGGTGGCACCTTACTGGGTTGTGATTTCCCCAAAAATTTCAGAGAAGAAGGAGGAACCACCTTCCTAAATCAGCCCATTAAGTCAGGTCATGATCTGGCAATAATGGCGCAAATACTGCGCGACCCGCGCTATGAGACGCTGAGAATATTTTATATCCGTATGAATCGCATCATTCATCATACTGCTGTGAGTTCCAGATTACCGGGTGCAGTCTATCTGGAAAAGATTGGATATGCCAAACATGATCTGGGTGCTTTGGTAGAAAAGACCAAACGACATGTTAAAGCAGATGGTTACTGGTTATTACACAACCATCCATCGGGTAATGCTACGCCATCGAGTCAGGATGTCAGGCTCACAGAAATACTTGCATCAACTGTTCCGAGTTTCAAAGGTCATGTCGTTATCAATACCAGTCAATACAGTGTCATTGATAAAGACGGTCATGTCGATTTAGTGAATTGGATGGGTGATCAGGCAGGAGGTTATCAGAATAATCATTATAAAAGTCATGAACTGCTCCTGGAGAAAATAGCCTCACCGGAGGATCTTGCAAAGATAGGCCATGCTTTAAAAAAACGGGATCAGTTTTTTAACTTGATAGGACTCAGTGCAACAGGTTTTGTATTGTCGTTAAGTGAGTTACCCCTATCTGTACTTACTCATCCTAAAAATCTGCTACTGGCGCGACTACAAAATTTTGCACGCAATTCTGGCGTCAATACGGTATTTGCCATCACGAATGCTAATGATTATAGACACCCAGTATTATCTAAAGCCTGTGAAGTTGGCATACTAAAAGATGTGCTAACCGTAGAGGGCTCTGATTATCGCTCATTGCGGGAAGAAGGGTTATTTGCGTCAATGCCCGGTGAAATAAGTGCCATTTTTAGGAAGCCGAGAGCCTTTGTGAAGGAAGATGGTGGAATGGGCAAACGCAAAAGTCGTACACGCTGA
- a CDS encoding DUF4007 family protein: protein MKPFDKSCAVSFGRHETFTLRFGWLTKGFKAWCEDPSIFEKDDATVVLGVGKNMVHAIRYWLIACQILKANKHTLTSTLLGERLFDIKNGLDPYLEDDATIWLLHWLIASNAENATAFFWFFNLFHKPEFTQKELFETLQVFVHENISSRVASNTLKSDITLMLRTFEPTIDFKKTPIEEGLDSPLAILGLINEIGNSKYHESKLENRWNLPVVPFSYAVLEVFKFSRLSSLPIEKLMISDGFYAAPGAVYRLNEEGLINKLEEMIAWLPGVFELRETAGIHQLYKLKQIEPLDVLDKYYEESNESRLVEIRA, encoded by the coding sequence ATGAAACCATTTGATAAATCTTGTGCTGTATCTTTTGGTCGTCATGAGACCTTTACACTTCGTTTTGGTTGGTTAACAAAAGGCTTCAAAGCATGGTGCGAAGACCCCTCAATTTTTGAAAAGGATGATGCAACAGTTGTTCTGGGCGTGGGTAAAAACATGGTTCATGCGATTCGCTATTGGCTTATTGCGTGCCAAATTCTAAAAGCTAATAAACATACATTAACATCTACCCTGCTAGGAGAACGGTTATTTGATATTAAAAATGGACTTGATCCATATCTAGAGGACGATGCTACCATTTGGCTTCTTCATTGGTTAATTGCATCAAATGCCGAGAATGCGACAGCATTTTTCTGGTTTTTTAATTTATTCCACAAACCTGAGTTTACGCAAAAAGAATTATTTGAAACTTTGCAAGTATTTGTACATGAGAATATAAGCAGCCGAGTTGCTAGTAATACTTTGAAAAGTGATATCACATTAATGCTACGAACGTTCGAACCAACAATAGATTTTAAGAAAACTCCAATTGAAGAAGGATTGGACTCTCCGCTAGCTATTCTCGGGTTGATTAATGAAATTGGTAATTCAAAATATCACGAATCTAAACTTGAAAATCGTTGGAATCTTCCAGTCGTACCATTTAGCTATGCGGTTCTCGAAGTTTTTAAATTTTCTAGATTATCTAGCCTACCTATCGAGAAATTGATGATCAGTGATGGCTTTTATGCTGCTCCAGGAGCCGTCTATAGGTTAAATGAAGAAGGATTAATCAATAAACTAGAAGAAATGATAGCTTGGTTACCTGGCGTTTTTGAACTTAGAGAAACTGCCGGTATTCATCAATTGTACAAACTTAAGCAAATTGAACCATTGGATGTATTAGATAAATATTACGAAGAATCTAACGAGTCACGATTGGTGGAGATAAGAGCATGA
- a CDS encoding phosphoadenosine phosphosulfate reductase family protein, producing the protein MSDKKIRHVLGLSGGKDSSALAIFMRDKVPGMEYFFTDTGAELPETYEYLDKLEAYLGKPIARINATRTFDHLLKTQYNDFLPSPNTRWCTRELKIRPFEEFAGNDEVISYVGIRADEDREGYVSTKANIKAVFPFKESGLMYADIMRILNDSGLGIPAYYEWRSRSGCYFCFFQRKSEWVGLKERHPQLFKDAKQYEKFDPETGARYTWSQGESLDELEARAEAIKQNANQKIKSISAVSWQDKLAMIAEEEVDESCLICSL; encoded by the coding sequence ATGAGCGATAAGAAGATTCGTCATGTTCTTGGTCTCTCTGGAGGAAAGGATAGTTCTGCACTTGCCATTTTTATGCGAGATAAGGTACCAGGAATGGAATACTTTTTTACAGATACTGGTGCAGAGCTTCCAGAAACTTATGAATACTTGGATAAATTGGAGGCCTATCTTGGCAAGCCTATCGCTCGCATTAACGCTACACGAACTTTTGATCACCTTCTCAAAACTCAGTATAACGATTTTCTTCCGTCTCCTAACACGCGTTGGTGTACACGCGAACTTAAGATAAGACCGTTTGAAGAGTTTGCGGGCAATGATGAAGTTATTAGTTATGTAGGAATACGTGCCGATGAAGATCGCGAAGGATATGTAAGTACTAAAGCTAATATCAAAGCTGTATTTCCTTTTAAGGAATCTGGTCTGATGTATGCTGATATCATGCGCATTTTGAATGATTCTGGTCTTGGTATTCCTGCTTACTATGAATGGCGTAGCAGGTCAGGGTGTTATTTTTGTTTTTTTCAGCGTAAATCCGAATGGGTTGGGCTCAAAGAACGCCACCCACAATTATTTAAAGACGCAAAACAATATGAAAAATTTGATCCTGAAACTGGTGCACGTTATACCTGGTCTCAAGGTGAAAGCTTAGATGAGTTAGAAGCCCGCGCAGAAGCTATTAAGCAAAATGCAAATCAAAAGATAAAATCAATCTCGGCTGTAAGCTGGCAAGATAAGCTTGCTATGATTGCAGAGGAAGAGGTCGATGAGTCCTGTCTTATTTGTAGCTTGTAA
- a CDS encoding zincin-like metallopeptidase domain-containing protein, with protein sequence MKEAKKAFHEQVAENLIEQLKKGVAPWQKPWEPGDLLATLPVNPTTGKRYRGINSLNLMSRAHTDPRWLTYKQAMSLGAQVRKGEKSTLVQYWKFTEEHIKKDDSGNPVLNSEGNSLKEQVRLERPRVFYASVFNAEQMDNLPELSIKTPDWDPLERAEHILQASNAVIRHGEADNAFYRPSTDSIHLPHKHQFPTPDRYYATALHELGHWTGHESRLSRDLSHPFGSEGYAKEELRAEIASMLLSGELGIGHDPGQHVAYVSSWIKALQEDPTEIFRAAADAEKIQDYVLALSQQQEIGKEIDTQEAIKMDQIKQNTAAYLQNLSPDLATIVTSNIQRFNDLTQTMPIKDQDDIILVADALKFSRGGGIDNLEFEEVTEVKLGFRIPADWNGQIQIQGNVIQTDENGIESIVSADSINTEPQFWGVYTQRDDQTFHWVKDCESIQEAQDLAGLLALIDVAAEKNEHEKAVKLANIHQNRIRNDPISTEVSISGAKTEQNDDNVRQYLIVPYTEKDLAKAAGARWDKTAKAWYVGSEADIQTLQRWLPENVSSRQEPAIDPHVEFAELLRANSCLVDGNHPVMDGSKYRIKVEGDKFGEKSGFYVAHLDGHPAGYFKNNRTGIEIRWKAKGYSLTDEQKAELVMQAAIKQQNRKAEQQALHIKVADALQELLAIAPAADSDHPYLLDKHARPGDLKIVPQNGDDLPHDSIIKIGQNWQEVKRLREENPDSIVLTAGDLLLAAHDVHGQIWSVQTIQPSGAKLFAAGSKKENNFHVVGGESQGLTALDAAPAIVIAEGYATADTLSQALNYPVIAAFDSGNLPKVAQDLHHRYPHKPIVIAGDDDNHLESTLGKNPGKEKALEAASLVDGVAVFPVFAPGEQDSKKLNDFNDLANKSALGIEAVKRQVGSVVEKISQQAKQDSLLKLQVPIEPKQQEIKQKRALIR encoded by the coding sequence ATGAAAGAGGCTAAGAAGGCTTTTCATGAACAAGTCGCTGAGAATCTGATTGAGCAACTCAAAAAAGGCGTTGCGCCCTGGCAAAAGCCGTGGGAACCCGGCGATCTTCTGGCTACCTTACCGGTCAATCCAACAACCGGCAAACGCTACCGGGGCATTAATAGCCTGAACCTGATGAGCCGTGCGCATACTGATCCGCGTTGGCTCACGTACAAGCAAGCGATGAGCCTGGGTGCGCAGGTGCGTAAAGGTGAAAAAAGCACGCTCGTGCAATACTGGAAATTTACTGAGGAGCACATCAAAAAAGATGATAGCGGGAATCCTGTTTTAAATAGTGAAGGCAATTCCCTTAAAGAGCAGGTCAGACTTGAGCGCCCCAGGGTGTTCTACGCCTCCGTATTTAATGCTGAACAAATGGATAATCTGCCAGAACTTAGCATTAAAACCCCTGACTGGGATCCGCTGGAGCGGGCTGAACACATATTACAGGCATCCAATGCCGTGATTCGTCATGGTGAGGCAGACAATGCATTTTACCGGCCATCAACCGACAGTATCCATTTACCCCATAAGCATCAGTTTCCGACCCCCGATCGCTACTACGCTACCGCCCTGCATGAACTAGGCCATTGGACAGGTCATGAGTCGCGCTTAAGTCGTGATCTATCGCATCCATTCGGTAGCGAAGGCTACGCAAAAGAAGAACTACGCGCCGAGATTGCCAGCATGCTGCTCAGCGGTGAATTGGGGATTGGTCATGATCCGGGGCAGCATGTGGCTTATGTAAGTTCATGGATCAAAGCGCTACAGGAAGATCCGACAGAGATATTTCGTGCTGCTGCTGATGCTGAAAAAATCCAGGATTATGTGCTGGCATTGTCACAACAACAGGAAATTGGAAAAGAAATTGATACGCAGGAGGCAATCAAGATGGATCAAATCAAGCAAAACACCGCCGCTTATTTGCAGAATCTTTCGCCTGATCTGGCAACTATCGTTACCAGCAATATCCAACGGTTTAATGATCTGACACAAACCATGCCTATTAAGGATCAGGATGACATCATTCTGGTAGCCGATGCTCTAAAATTTTCGAGGGGCGGCGGCATTGATAATCTGGAGTTTGAAGAGGTCACAGAAGTCAAACTGGGTTTTAGAATTCCGGCTGACTGGAATGGACAGATACAGATTCAGGGTAACGTGATTCAAACCGATGAAAATGGTATTGAGTCTATAGTATCCGCTGATTCAATAAACACGGAGCCACAATTTTGGGGCGTGTATACGCAGCGTGATGATCAGACTTTCCATTGGGTGAAAGACTGTGAATCTATACAGGAGGCGCAAGATTTAGCTGGACTGCTTGCACTCATCGATGTCGCTGCAGAAAAGAATGAACATGAAAAGGCCGTTAAGCTTGCCAATATTCATCAAAACCGCATTCGAAATGATCCAATTAGCACTGAAGTATCGATATCAGGAGCCAAGACCGAGCAAAACGATGACAATGTTCGTCAATATTTGATTGTTCCTTATACGGAAAAAGACTTAGCAAAGGCCGCTGGAGCTCGTTGGGATAAAACCGCCAAGGCTTGGTATGTAGGGTCAGAAGCAGATATTCAAACATTACAACGTTGGCTGCCGGAGAATGTTTCCAGTCGACAGGAACCTGCGATAGATCCTCACGTGGAATTTGCTGAATTGTTGCGCGCAAATAGTTGTCTGGTTGATGGCAATCATCCGGTGATGGATGGCAGCAAATACAGAATTAAAGTGGAAGGTGACAAATTCGGTGAGAAATCAGGTTTTTATGTGGCGCATCTGGATGGTCATCCTGCCGGATATTTCAAGAATAATCGAACCGGTATAGAGATTCGCTGGAAGGCTAAGGGGTATTCCCTCACCGATGAGCAAAAAGCAGAACTGGTAATGCAGGCTGCTATTAAGCAGCAAAATAGAAAAGCTGAACAACAGGCACTGCACATCAAGGTTGCTGATGCACTTCAAGAATTGCTCGCAATTGCACCGGCAGCCGATTCCGATCATCCTTACTTACTGGATAAACATGCGAGACCTGGAGATTTAAAGATCGTGCCGCAGAATGGGGATGATTTACCCCATGATTCAATTATCAAAATCGGTCAGAACTGGCAGGAAGTCAAGCGACTGCGTGAAGAAAATCCAGACAGTATCGTGCTGACAGCCGGTGATTTATTGCTGGCCGCACATGATGTTCATGGACAAATCTGGAGTGTGCAAACGATACAGCCGAGTGGCGCAAAGCTTTTTGCAGCGGGTAGCAAGAAAGAGAATAACTTTCATGTCGTTGGTGGCGAGAGCCAGGGACTCACAGCACTGGATGCTGCACCTGCCATTGTGATCGCTGAAGGTTATGCCACCGCAGATACATTATCTCAGGCGCTGAATTATCCTGTTATAGCCGCTTTTGATTCAGGTAACTTACCCAAAGTCGCGCAGGATTTACATCATAGATACCCGCACAAGCCAATCGTCATCGCAGGTGACGATGATAATCACCTGGAATCCACCCTTGGCAAAAACCCCGGCAAGGAAAAAGCGCTTGAAGCAGCAAGTTTAGTTGATGGTGTGGCAGTATTTCCGGTTTTTGCGCCGGGTGAGCAGGACTCAAAGAAATTAAATGATTTTAATGATCTCGCCAATAAAAGCGCGTTGGGTATTGAGGCAGTCAAACGACAAGTTGGATCGGTTGTTGAAAAAATATCTCAGCAGGCTAAACAGGACAGCTTATTGAAGTTACAAGTCCCTATTGAACCTAAGCAGCAGGAAATCAAGCAAAAACGGGCATTGATCAGGTAA